Within the Anguilla rostrata isolate EN2019 chromosome 6, ASM1855537v3, whole genome shotgun sequence genome, the region CTTTCGCTGCTGAGGGCAATCTGGTAATGGTGTTTCAGACCAAGTGCCTTTAATTGTGTCTATACCATTAGTTTTCAGAGAAGCAAATGTGTACACGTCAAGCTTATCAATGCGATATCCCACATTGTAATGTGTGGTGTTGAACGTTTCCTGCAGTTCTTTCACTCAAATCTGTGTTTATTGTAAATTAGCATGAAAGACGTGGCAGACTGCCCATTGCAGAGCGTCTGTCTCTTCAGaagtaaatgtaatttattcatgGCGAAAGGCAAAGAATTCTCAGAAGAGACAACACGAAGGGTTGTTGACCTTTATAAATCAGGTGATGGTcacaaagaaattaattaaaatctaaAGGTACCGTTTCTGCATTCCGGTCAACAATTAAGAAGTTTAAAACCAAAGAGGTGAACGTGCCTGGTAGAAAATGCGAGGGAATCTTGCCCCTGTGCACAGGGAGGCAGATGCTTTGGGAGGCGAAAGGAAGACTTCTGGGGGATTCTGCTGGAGatccataaaacatttttgcgGCTTCTTGATGACGCAGTCTTCAGACATCATGCCAGCAGGTCTTCTGGAagggcaaaaaacaaaacctttatTGAGTGAAATCAATCAAAAATAAGTGTCTGAAAATTGTTAAATGGCATTGGAACTTGGTTACTCTCACAAGCTAAAGCTTGCACAGTTTTTGTTGCAAATtaaatcccctccccccttgtTCCTTGACTTCTGAAAGAGATTgaggaataaaaatgttttaaggcCCATCTATATGCAGGCAGATGGCCACTTACTTTTGTTTATGCGTGCTTTAAAAACGCGGAAGGTGAGACGGAGGTGACCAAACTGATTGCACAAGAGCTGAGTCACGCAGGAAACTCCCTTCCATTAGCATGTCCGCTCAAGTGCTCTCGTTTAAAACACGTCAAATTCTGCACCGCGAGAATGTCATATCTGAACATCGTAAACATCCCCGCTTCGAAAATCTTCTCgggaaaaaaagatggaatAGCGAATGTTTATTCCAGAGAGTTCAACTGAAATCATCCAaaataatgctttcatttaaaatgattttcttttaaattttaaatcccTTCAAATTTTTCACCTGAGATTAATTGAGTAAAGGCAAAAACATGGTCTAATTATTAAAGGAAGAAAGTACTACCATAAAGGGTATAATCTCTGTCAGATACACGCAGGGTATTCATAAATCCCACCCCTGTTTTTGTAGCACAGGGCCGTAACATTTTATAAGGCTGACTCATCGCCTGGTTTGCTTTTCAGGCTGGTTAGCAACGGCGAAATCTATTTTTGGCGACTCTTCATCCCCTTTGCCAAACTAAATATTACAGTGAAATTCCCATTGGAGATTCAGACCCAGCTCTCACTGGCTGCAGAGCAGGGGCTTTACAGAACTGACTGCTGATGAAAAGCCAAGTTTGGGCAACATCTCCAGGATGTATTAACGGGCTATCCATTAAAGAAGAGCTAacaaaggtcagaggtcgaTCCAGGTCGTCCAAGGTCACAGCTGAATACTCTGAAACAATGTTCTCCCTCCTTTTAATCATAATTCTACTGATCTGATCGATTCAGGTGGCCTTCTGCTTTCACCTGTCACCTGAAAGGAAGGACTGAAGGAAGAATTAGgccctagtgtgtgtgtgtgtgtgtgtgtgcgcgtgtgtgtatgtccactGAGGATATTCTGGCCTCCATCAGACGGACATCTTTTCTTTGGGAAGTGATAGCACACCCTCCTGGTCCACTGGAGAAGTGACAGGTGTGGGTTCTGGATTGCGGGCTGTGGTCATCGAGCTGACAGCTGCCCTCGCCCAACTGCCACCCCATATTATGAAGTGTGGGTGGATAGGTGACTAACAGGAAACCAGGCCAGTAAGTCCTGGTATACTGAGAGATGGTATACTGAGCttcactcaaataaataaataaataaaataacatttaattttatcatttatttcagaTACGGCCAACTCCTAGAGATCCACAGGGTCTGcttggttttattatttcattttttgtgaactCAATTAGACCCTCAAAACCAGGCGAGGTGAGCTAACTGTAATTTATCAAATAAGTGCTGAGTGAAGGAAAATCAGCAGAACCGTGAAACTCTCCGGGGTCAGGGTTGGCCACGCCtgatttatttaactttttttttttactttttttttttttatgacaaagacatttttcacCCGGTTTTCTCCAGAACAATAGGGTGTAGCCATCGTTGGCGATTCACCTGGGTGTGGTCGTCATTCATCATTCATCTGGTTTCATTCATCATGATCGTATATTTTAATCATTCACTATGGCATTTCATCAGTCAAAAGGAATCTGCATGTTCTTACTAAGGAAGTGTATGGAATTTTCTCTCTTGGTTCTTATAGCAGGTGGTAAGAGAGCCAGGACATTGAGATTACTTTTGCAACAAAGATCTGCTTACATTTACAGCGTTAACCACTCTAATGGTGTGAAACTGTAAGTCACAGAAAAATCTGCAGTCGTTCATCAACCGCTAAAAGATCTCACACCTGATGCATTACAGTGACTTAGAAAGTTTGAAGAAAGTGGAAAGAAATCTGTTTCTTTTAATTTACCGCTGTGGAACAATGTTGGTATGCATCTCTGCCATGTACACCTATCATGTATTGACTCTAAAATAGCAAAGGTGAATTGGTGCACACAAGGGTATTTAGGTTTGAATCTCCTCTAGAATACAAACAGTACAGTATAGCCTAAAAAATGCCAATCCATTTCAATGGAAAGCTGTACGCTCAAACACATACTAATGCTAAAGTACAATCCTGTTTATCCGTGATTGCAAATCCTCTTACAAAGGAGAAACAACGCATTGGAAATCTTAACTTAAAATCCACTCAGCACCAGGTCCAACCCTTAATGCTAATTCTGCTATTTCAGTCTCTCTAAGAGGCAGTGCAATCATCTATGTTTAACCAATCACCCCAGAGGTCCCCTCTAGGTGCCCATTAAGAACAGAGTTAAACACAGCGAGGCATTTGCAGGTGGTACTTTGGAGAAAATGTCTACAGCGTGTAGCAGATGCTGTTGGCCGCCCATCTGGGGCGCTATGTGGATGGCGAGGAGGgcgtggtcatgtgaccctcgTCACGCATCTGCAGTTCTTTGCCTGTTTTTCTAAGTGGACCCcgccctgaacacacacacatggatacacACGCTCGCTGTTTCATTTCTCCCTTTTAATTACAGCCGAAGACACAGAAGtttcaatgaaatgcattttatttactttttcacatttatatgttgattatataatatatatatatatatatatattttttttactaacgtacactacatggctaaaagtatgggggcacctgacatccaacaccTCATCAAAAATTATGGAAATTaacatggagttggtccaccctttgctgctataaccaCCTTGACTCTTCTGGGAAGGAtctatactagatgttggagcattgctgcaagAAGAAGAGCATTAgcgaggtcaggcactgattgagCAATTAATATTGTATCATGGCTTATAGGCCACAATCAAGAGCACCCCAGGATTCAAACTTATGACCTTAAAGTTGCAGTGCCATTCCTCTTGACATGGTTCGGTTTCTTTATCCCTCCAATGGAAGAAATCCACCcagttttaaaagaattttaaTAACCTATTGGTTATTAAACTCTCTTCAAAAATAGCTCCTCGTAAATTACATCTTGTCATTCAGAAACATTCAGAAAAGTGTACTGGAAGAATGCTTGTATTTTAAGTTTGAGCACAACCTCTTATATGACTGTGCTTAGTACTCCTCTGTAGACTTCGGCAAAGCAGGCCAATGATGTAATCTGACCTTTTTAACATTTGAGTCTGTCAAGGAAATGATGGTAATGCTTTATGAAGAGAAATCAAATCTGCGCTGGAACTGGTAATTAAAAGTCCCAGTGCACCCCCAGTCCCTGCTACTTATTTCACCCCCTGGTAGATTCTATTAGATTAGCTACTGATCCATGACTGGGTATGTCAGCAAGATGTCATGCATATTTCAGTGTGGGTATGTCTCTAAGGGCAATACGGGTATGTCCAAATGCACTGAACATGAGGATTCAACAGGAAGGAACTGTCACTCgctatatgtatttttttcacgcacacacacacacacatgcacacacacacacacacagaaagagagagagagagagagagagagagttatgtattatcaatgaaagaaaaatgctattttttcatGTCTAGTGatatacacattcacatgtaaataacatttaaaaataagtgcCTGCCCTTGCTATAAATGCATGCATCATACGTGATCAAAATGCAAGGCAGCCATGATTCCAGACTCAGTTTTAAAGAGagcaaaacaggaaataggCCGATCTTCTTTGTGTAGAGGTCTTACTCAGACATGGGGTAGAGGGGGTACACAGCAACTGTGCGctcaaaatatttacagttcaTCTCTTCAAAGAGATGAAAGAAGTCTATCACCTGATCTCCAAGCCAGACTTCCTGAAAGTCTTAGAACAACATTTCCTCGCTTGTCCtcagtagttaaaaaaaaaaaaaaaaacatatgctaAAGCTGATATGCTTTACTTATATATTGTATAAATAATTCCCATTTAATAGTACTCAAGATAAGAGACCGATGTGGTGGTCGGccttaaattaaatacaattaattatATTCATAGGACATGAGGGCAAGTAGTGGTAGGCAATGCTTCCTACAACTGTTCTAATGCCTGTGGATCTGAAGCTTATCctaactttttctttttgttttttgtttttttaatccgctctctctcgctctctctctctctctctctctctctctctttctcaatctctttctctctctctctctctctctcgagttACAGGAAGCTaactctgtgacatcactgaaaaGTTGTGTGCATAAACTCACCGCAAGAATGCAGGGCGTCAGGCAAAGGGAGTGCGCACGCAAACAGAAGGGCCTTTCTTACAGAAGGAAAGGGGggagtgtcacacacacagctaagtgaaggagggagagagagagagagagggaggaagggggagaaacagagaggggtgagagggctGCTCCAACAGAGTAAGCAGGTCCAGGTGAAATGGAGAAGGCAGAGAATACTCCACTCTCTCAGTCCGGGGAACGGATCTAAGCCAGAATCAGCAAGAACTTAAAGTACACACTGGTAAGATgccacttttttaaattaacattctgTAGCGATGCCAGTATTTCTCAATAAGAGGTCGACGGTCTTGGGCATCAGTGTATTTGGATAGAGTGTGGGAGTAACTTCTACATACAATGTAAACCTACACTTATTCTAAATGTGACATCATGGTACCCGGAGTCAAGTTCAGGACGCTCATAGTTAAATTCAAATGGCTTCAGGTAATACACATCAGGTCCTTTAGGATGGTTGATGTACTGTGGTGCGCCTCACAGGGAATAGATGTTGTAACTTGAGCAGAGCTagcatttctttctgtttcagttGCAACTTGTTCAGGTTTCATAAccagtggggtttttttttccttcattccattacacaatatatttcttttttcccttgaGGCGGATGATGTATTATCCAAGCTCTTTTCCTAGGGGTTGAGATACTTGTGGGAGTGCGAAAACGACCACAATTTACCTGGCAATGATAAACGCTCCTTCATCGCCATCTGGACTGCCTCTTCATAATGCACATCCTGCCATTTTTGACATGGCGGACAGACATCGGTTGTTTGCCATGGCGATGTAATAACCTGTTTTCTTTCCACGGGTTGTGCATCAACCTGAGAGGGAGATAAAGAACACGCATAGAGAAATGAAGTCCATTGACTTTCCATTTCGATGTCTTTTTGCCTCTAAAGCTTCCATGaatgaatatttgaaaaaaaaaaaaaaaaaactgggaaatgAAGTTTATCCCCAACCTGGAGCCAACCTCAAAGGTTACTTGTCACTGATTATTGTGTTGGCATGAAACATGTGCAGATTATATCAGGGACAATCAAAGCGAAGGATTAtccttctgtgttttttttttttttaaagaataatcagGGCAGCATTTATGAGCTTTGAATAATCCTCTCTTACTGTAGGTGAATCGTGTAAGTTTTGCAGTTTACCGTTGGTGCGCTCCTGAAGAGCTTATGTGCCCTTTTaagacttttattttaaagacagtTCCACCACACATTCACTGGATGTAACCAAATCGAATAGTTCCCATTCGCATTTCTGTGCATTCTCTTTCCCCTCATCCAAGTTCTCAAAGCAAAgagatttgagattttttttttttttttgccccccttGGTGGTTATATGCTGGGAAAGAGATCCCTGTTCTGtgctaatataaaataaaactgtcagCCTGCCAAAGCAGAGCAGCTATCTCCAATGTGGAGGGAGCTTCTGCGAGGGTACTGTACTTTCAGttctgtttacatttcaaactCACACGCTCGGGCGACTTATAAATAGATGAGGTAAAACGAGGGTACTTTTTGTGGGATCCTCGCTCGTCCTCGTCGTGAGAATGGTGTCTGTGCAGATCGGCTCTGGCGGAGATTCATCTCCGCAGCTCAGAACAAGCTTAAGGAATGGCGGCCCGTGCTCGCAGTTCCTCAGGCACGCAGTGAAATTGAACAGGAGCATCTGAAATGCCAAGTGGCGTTCTTCTGAATCGGGATTGGCCAGGACGAGCAGAGTGCGCTGTTGACGGTGGATGAACGGCGCGTCTTCGTGTGAAGGCGaagtttgaaaacaaaaataaaactgcgtAGGCTGGTTTAAGTGTAATATGACAGCAAAAGCAGCTTCAGATTGTGCTCTTGTGCTCAGCtctgttcccctctctcctccagtcTTGGAGGATGCCCAAAATACTCTGTGGTCATGCCCCTTGACAATCCTCCCTGATgtcctctgtgatgtcatgagCAAATAGTCACGTTCCAAATAATTATATGGCCTGGTTAACATACAGGAGCAACCCTGCAGAGTTCCCATGATGCTCGTGCAGCATAAAAAGGTTGCCACCATGTAACGGAAATACGGTAGGAAAGAATACGCTGCAGAAGTGTGGCGTAGTTGTTGAGTTCTACCATGAGAGAGCAATGACCTTTCAGCTTGAGAAAGGGCCCAGTCAAGCCTTGGAAAGACTGTAGCAGACATTTGTTCTGAACTTTACTGTCAGAAATGTAAACTAAATATTTTGTATAGCAATGCCTGTCTTTATCAAACCATAAGTAGGCAGTAATCCTGCTGAACATTGGTTTTGACAGATAaaatcttgtgttttttttcagctatTTTGTTGACACTGGATGAGTCACTTTGCAGTTGCTATGCACCCCCAAGCCatacaatacacatttttattttgccagaGGTTACGGTCTTGaagttttgttccttttttattaaGTTCTCTAAATAGCTGTAGCAAAGCACAATAGCCATTCTACTCACATCCTGACTTTGTCTTCAGTCATAAGTGACTTCCTGTTTACTGTTTATCTTGAGGGATATAACACTATGAGGGAAACAAAACCCATTCAGGGTAACATTCAGAGTTAATTTTACTGACAGCTTGTTATGTCAAATGTAAAAAGCTGgttcaataaaattaattgtgtttatgattttatttatttagtgctCAGCACACTAAAAGAGGTTAAAGCTGAGATCAAGTACTTAAAACCCGTTTGAATTAAACCAAAAGCACGCATGGGTCTTTTAACTCGCGTCACATTCGGGTTATTAAAATGTCTGCTGTTTTACGGGAAGCAAAGGGAGTGTCAATGACACTCAGCACATTTTTTGACGAGGAGGCTTCCTGAGTCATCACAGATACCAGTTTTGTATAAATGCGTTCCTTCCTTTATCGGATTAATTGTAAGAGCACATGTTTCTAGTTTTATCAACTGACCTTTGCAAGTACTCAGATGACACTTTTgcctgggtaaaaaaaaaaaaaaaaaaaaaatgttgatggaAAACCAGTTGTTTCACATTTGTAAACCTATGACAATACAAGCCATGccttgaatattattttatatccttagttattttgttaatttgccTATTTGTAAAAACATCACTCTCTATTAACATGAAAAGTAGAAGATAATGGCGATTGAACCATTGTTGACAACCATAAACCAACATGCCCGTAACAAAATTTTTGTAATGAACAGTGACATTTTCCCCTCTTTAAAATTATAAAAGTCACTAGCTATGTCACTCAAGCAGTCATTCTACCTGAAACCATGCTGATATTACCAGGGTAGGCTCTGCAGAAGAGCTTTTGTTAGTGCCTTGTACCTTCGATTACTCATATTGTTTTTCAacacggcagcagcagcagcagcaaacgGTTTCCTGTTTGTGCGAGCCGGCTTACACCAGGCAGGAAGTGAAGCCAATGGCAGGCTCGGCAATTTCACACGTCGTTGGCGTGGCCCAAACAAGACGCCTCTTCCATTCTCCTCTTCGCCGCTGGTATCTTTTGGCTGAGGGGCTTTGAGGGGAGCTTTGAAGATCTGCAGTTGTCAGATAACAAAGTGATTCCAGTTTTCATTTGATCCTTCAAACTGCACTTTGATGTGCACCCCTTGAGATTTTCGTGTTTTTTGACTTCCGTCTGCCTCTTTAAATTTTtctccagattttttttttttttctttctttctttttgacatCCTCCTAGGAGCTATTACCTCTTTGCAGGTCAGACATATGCAACGACTCACAGCAGCAAACCCAGAGGTGCTGACCCTTTGAACCTGCTGTTCAACAggtcccccccctctctttgtAAATTCCTAACGGTCTCTGCACTGCAGTGAATCAAATCTAGGCAGGAATGATCTGCACTGGGTGGAGGAGCCCTAAAATTGAGCAAAGCTCTCCCCAGGCCCCGGACCTGCCACTGTCAGGGCCGGATTCCCCGGAATTTACATCTCCCTCCACAACCCAACCGACAAATTTAATCAGGGAGTCCGGGTCTACCGCTCTGCATTGTCCCTCCCCCGTGGGCAGCCGTGTAGAAGAAACAGGACCTGGTCCTCCAACTTTAATGACAGTCAAGCTAAATAAGACATCTAACtgaaagaggaaggaagagagagggggagagagggagggagggagggagggctcaCCAGGGACCTGAAAAACAACTGGAAATtcatttctctcctcttctgttttttttttttttctccacagaaaTGCCCTCATTCCAACCAGGTTTCCCAGACTCTGAAGAGAGGGGATTAAAATAGAGCAAGGAGGGGCCCCGAGAGAGCGCGATCCTGAGGGGAATCCGTCGCATCTGAACGGGCCATCTGCCTCCGCCGATGCCCCCCGACCTTCCGGGCCCGCCATCGGAAACGCCCGCCCCACATCTCTCAGAAGAACCCCACCGTAAAAACGGCCCCTTCAGCtaccaggggggaggggcagacgCGTGTTTGCTGAAACACTTAACAGATCCTCACAGCTTCAAGGGGCTTACCGGGAAACCTCCCAGCCCCAGCCTTTTCCTGCACGAGATACCACCCTTCTGTTGGACATCCTGTCGAAAAAAACAAAGTATCGACGCTCGaagtctaaataaaaaaaacgaagagAAGTCAGCATTAACGATCAAGTGACCCGCACAAATATTTGCTGGTGGCGATACTCGTTTTATGTTTGGTTGTCTTGGAGACACCCGAGTACCTCGCCCCACAGGCTCCGCGTTCAGGAAACAGGCCCTGGCTCTGTCCATGTATGACCTCTAGGGGGAGCTGTGAGCAGTCACGCTGAGTCATgaaggaggaggtgcagcactTCTTCAACGTCACGTGGGGCTTCGTGGTGTCCAAGCACGACCTGGGCCTTTACAACACGGTGTGCCTGGTGGTGCTCCTGGCGCTGCCGCTGGTGGTCCTCCTGACCTCCCTGATCGTGTGCTGCCACTGTTGCTGCTGTCGCCACggcggcggctgctgctgctgctgccgtggCGACCCCACCGGTAGCGCCAAAcccaacaaaaagaaaaagaaggacaAGAGCCCCCAAAATGAGGACCTGTGGATCTCGGTCAAACCGGGACCCATGACCCCGGACAGAATGGCTCTGACCATGGTGTAGCAGGGCAAGGCCTGATCTAGACTGCTCtgttttatctatttatatctgttgcttttttttactgcatggTACATTTGAGGGTACGGACCTGTAGCCACAGTGCTAGCACATTATCCTCAGGGAGGAGACCCTGAATGAGTTTGAATGGGAATCACCACAGTCGGCATGGAAGTCTTTGGGATACAGATTGTGCGGTTAGTACAAGgcaatgtgcatgtgtgtgtgtgtgtgtgtatgtgtgtgagagagagaaagagagagagaaagagaaggagagaggacatGCACataggtgtgtatgtatgtatgcacctATATGTGGGGAAAAGGTAGCTTAAGACCTTGAGACAATGATGTTGGGATGTGTTCAAGGAATGCCATATATGTGCTTAGTGCTTAAATGCTTGGTGGTGACTTAGAGAAAGCGATCGTCTCAAAACGGGTCAACCGGGCTTGATCCACACTTCACACTCGCAGCACTTGTACATTTAAAGCCCATCCTGAGAAATACGTGTGCTCAAAAGACAGAGTAGATTTTGTCAAACGTTTTTGTCATGCTCAGTATTAACGGACGCCCACAGTATTTATAAGCAGCTGTCGCAGAACCTTGTTTATAACTCAAAGCGAGCCGTTGTCTGTTCCAAAAGGAAACGCGGGGgcttgtaaaataattttaacgTTAGAGCCGCTTGAGTTGACTTCACGACAGCGTCGCATGTCGCATTTCTATCCCGGAACTCTTTCGTGTTCGTCATTCCGGGAGCAGCGCGGAACAGAAAGGAGTTCGGCTCGTTGCGCTAGGAGCCGTATGTGGCCGGCAGCTCCATGAGGCATTTCAGGTTCCACAGCGGGGCAGGCGATGAGAGCGCTGATGCACGTACGTGATCCTCCTGCagtagccccccccctcctccccccctccccttactTACAGGGAAGCACAGAAGCACAGCATTCAGGGGACCACCTAAAAGAGATGCCTTTTATCCGTTCATCCACCTGCGCCAGATGTCCTTCACACATAATCTGGAATGCTGGCATTACCTTTTACTAATTAAGTAAAGTTTGCATCACATGACCGACCTTTATCGCTTGGTTCACCCTCCttccacccccagcccccctttTCTCCACCACTGTGTCAGTACAACCGATTGTTTGCACTGGTCCCACTTTAAGGCTCTTCCTGCATAGAATGGTTTCACTGTCTGACAAACCCCACCGGACGAATGGCTGAAATTTTGCAGTATTTAAACAGCACCctgtctttttcttcttttttttgtgaaccaaatgcaaaaaattcaggttaaaaacaaaagagacCTTTTCAGTCAGCCActgtaaatattcaatattaaatattgtaaaataaaaatgcactgatattgt harbors:
- the LOC135258282 gene encoding uncharacterized protein KIAA0040 homolog, with the translated sequence MKEEVQHFFNVTWGFVVSKHDLGLYNTVCLVVLLALPLVVLLTSLIVCCHCCCCRHGGGCCCCCRGDPTGSAKPNKKKKKDKSPQNEDLWISVKPGPMTPDRMALTMV